In Nitrobacteraceae bacterium AZCC 1564, the following proteins share a genomic window:
- a CDS encoding hypothetical protein (product_source=Hypo-rule applied; transmembrane_helix_parts=Outside_1_23,TMhelix_24_46,Inside_47_250): MRETDGNGSGATSSKPHLLLWPKMWAAVRLAAVLLGVGLVLGAGPVRAQDEEDDRTFEQKFMDNIMSGLGAKRMEDSGIEYRERSPLVVPSKIDLPPPETGKPKLAPNWPKDPDEAERKAAREARKQKPVSPEEARMPLMPSELATRAPKGSSKTVDDSSPGSNSSGRPRMLMPSELGYVGGLFTNPFSSKKKEAAKFEKEPDRDELTQPPIGYQTPSPNFAYGLGDGKQKPPKMVCDSGSGKCENIWDY, from the coding sequence ATGCGTGAGACCGACGGCAACGGTTCAGGTGCGACGTCATCAAAGCCACATCTCCTTCTTTGGCCCAAGATGTGGGCCGCGGTCCGGCTGGCCGCCGTGCTGCTCGGCGTGGGCTTGGTCCTGGGTGCAGGACCTGTCCGGGCACAGGACGAAGAAGACGATCGGACTTTCGAGCAGAAGTTCATGGATAACATCATGAGCGGCCTCGGCGCCAAGCGGATGGAAGACAGCGGAATTGAATACCGCGAGCGTTCGCCACTGGTCGTTCCTTCCAAGATTGACCTGCCGCCGCCGGAAACCGGCAAGCCGAAGCTCGCTCCGAACTGGCCAAAGGACCCCGACGAGGCGGAGCGCAAAGCAGCCCGTGAAGCGCGCAAACAGAAGCCGGTGTCCCCGGAAGAAGCGCGTATGCCGCTGATGCCGAGCGAACTTGCGACGCGTGCGCCAAAAGGCAGCAGCAAGACCGTCGACGATTCCAGCCCCGGAAGCAACAGTTCCGGCAGACCGCGCATGTTGATGCCGTCCGAGCTTGGCTACGTCGGCGGGCTGTTCACGAATCCGTTCTCCAGCAAGAAAAAGGAAGCTGCGAAGTTCGAGAAAGAGCCTGACCGCGACGAACTGACCCAGCCGCCGATAGGCTACCAGACGCCATCGCCCAACTTCGCCTACGGTCTGGGAGACGGTAAGCAAAAGCCCCCGAAGATGGTTTGCGACTCCGGTTCCGGCAAGTGCGAGAATATTTGGGATTATTGA